The Cellulomonas fulva genome includes a window with the following:
- a CDS encoding glycosyltransferase family 2 protein has protein sequence MTDVLVTVVIATRDRPELLREALAAVREQALDGVVETIVVHDQSEPDLSIASEDPRRPVRVISNARQVGLAGARNTGILAAAGELLAFCDDDDVWLPGKLAAQVEAVQDPAVSMASCGIYVEYDGERHERVLDAAVVSFDDLLRDRHTELHPSTFLFRTAVLRERIGLVSEQVPGAFGEDYELLLRAARTGPVAVVRRPLVVVRWHGTSFFFRRWDTMAAGLGWILDEYPEFASEPHGYARVRGQIAFANASAGRRRQAWADARAVWRRRLLEPRAALAVLVCVRLVTPAFVMRSLHRFGRGI, from the coding sequence ATGACGGACGTCCTGGTGACGGTCGTCATCGCGACCCGCGACCGCCCCGAGCTCCTGCGCGAGGCCCTCGCCGCCGTCCGGGAGCAGGCGCTGGACGGTGTCGTCGAGACGATCGTCGTGCACGACCAGAGCGAGCCAGACCTGTCGATCGCGTCCGAGGACCCCCGGAGACCGGTGCGTGTCATCAGCAACGCGCGGCAGGTCGGCCTCGCCGGCGCGCGCAACACGGGCATCCTGGCGGCCGCCGGCGAGCTGCTGGCTTTCTGCGACGACGACGACGTGTGGCTGCCGGGCAAGCTCGCGGCGCAGGTCGAGGCGGTCCAGGACCCGGCGGTCTCCATGGCGTCCTGCGGCATCTACGTCGAGTACGACGGCGAGCGGCACGAGCGGGTCCTGGACGCCGCGGTGGTCTCGTTCGACGACCTCCTGCGGGACCGGCACACCGAGCTGCACCCGTCGACCTTCCTGTTCCGCACCGCGGTGCTGCGCGAGCGCATCGGGCTGGTGAGCGAGCAGGTGCCCGGGGCGTTCGGGGAGGACTACGAGCTGCTGCTGCGGGCGGCGCGGACCGGCCCGGTCGCCGTCGTGCGTCGGCCGCTCGTCGTGGTGAGGTGGCACGGGACGTCGTTCTTCTTCCGGCGCTGGGACACCATGGCGGCCGGGCTCGGCTGGATCCTCGACGAGTACCCGGAGTTCGCGTCCGAGCCGCACGGCTACGCGCGGGTGCGGGGTCAGATCGCCTTCGCGAACGCCTCCGCCGGTCGCCGCCGGCAGGCATGGGCGGACGCGCGCGCGGTCTGGCGCCGGCGGCTGCTCGAGCCGCGTGCCGCGCTCGCGGTGCTCGTCTGCGTCCGGCTCGTCACACCGGCGTTCGTGATGCGCAGCCTGCACCGGTTCGGGCGTGGGATCTGA
- a CDS encoding sulfotransferase, giving the protein MNGARTVVVLLGTDVHPFERLVGWADEWARTHPDDDVVVQHGYTRAPETARGVAILPPAQLAELIARADAVVCHGGPGTLADARRGGHQPVLVPRAPGRGEHVDGHQERFARWVDEHGLACVVTDVARLDELVGQGTRAPVETADVVAQTAERVGREVERLLRPDATSRGPVLYIAGAGRSGSTLVERVLGQVPGVVVLGEVHHLWERGVARDELCGCGAPFASCPFWSEVGRLAFGGWQDDDVRRVAALADAVDRHRRVPATLVRGRHGHRRRGLLDYTDYYRRIYDAAREVTGARLVVDSGKHPTLAHCLARDPRIDLRILHLVRDPIGVSYSWAKSVQRPEARTAEDEYMTQYTPALSSLLWSLTTVEAELLRTTRAPIARLRYEDFVADPRDTLVAAWRQLGLEPDGLDVVSPRMELAANHTVAGNPVRFKVGTVELRTDEEWRRSMPRRDKLTVAALTGPLRTAMGYGVDLGERPA; this is encoded by the coding sequence GTGAACGGCGCGCGCACCGTCGTGGTGCTGCTCGGGACCGACGTCCACCCCTTCGAGCGGCTCGTCGGATGGGCCGACGAGTGGGCGCGCACGCACCCCGACGACGACGTCGTGGTCCAGCACGGGTACACGCGAGCCCCCGAGACCGCACGCGGGGTCGCGATCCTGCCTCCCGCCCAGCTCGCCGAGCTGATCGCGCGCGCGGACGCGGTGGTCTGCCACGGTGGGCCCGGGACGCTCGCCGACGCGCGACGCGGCGGGCACCAGCCCGTGCTGGTGCCCCGGGCCCCCGGTCGCGGCGAGCACGTCGACGGCCACCAGGAGCGGTTCGCCCGATGGGTCGACGAGCACGGTCTCGCGTGCGTGGTGACCGACGTCGCGCGGCTCGACGAGCTGGTGGGGCAGGGCACCCGGGCGCCGGTCGAGACCGCCGACGTGGTCGCCCAGACCGCCGAGCGGGTCGGGCGCGAGGTCGAGCGGCTGCTGCGTCCCGACGCCACCTCGCGCGGCCCCGTCCTCTACATCGCCGGCGCGGGCCGCAGCGGGTCGACCCTCGTCGAGCGCGTGCTCGGCCAGGTGCCGGGCGTCGTCGTGCTCGGCGAGGTGCACCACCTGTGGGAGCGCGGGGTGGCACGCGACGAGCTGTGCGGCTGCGGCGCGCCGTTCGCGTCCTGCCCGTTCTGGTCGGAGGTCGGCCGCCTCGCGTTCGGCGGCTGGCAGGACGACGACGTGCGGCGTGTCGCCGCGCTCGCGGACGCGGTCGACCGCCACCGCCGCGTGCCGGCGACCCTGGTCAGGGGGCGCCACGGTCACCGCCGGCGCGGGCTGCTCGACTACACGGACTACTACCGGCGGATCTACGACGCCGCACGAGAGGTCACCGGCGCTCGCCTGGTCGTGGACTCCGGCAAGCACCCGACCCTCGCCCACTGCCTCGCGCGGGACCCTCGGATCGACCTGCGCATCCTGCACCTGGTGCGCGACCCGATCGGCGTCTCGTACAGCTGGGCCAAGTCCGTGCAGCGGCCGGAGGCGCGCACCGCCGAGGACGAGTACATGACGCAGTACACGCCCGCGCTGAGCAGCCTGCTCTGGTCGCTGACCACGGTCGAGGCCGAGCTCCTGCGCACCACGCGGGCGCCGATCGCCCGGCTGCGGTACGAGGACTTCGTCGCCGACCCGCGCGACACCCTCGTCGCGGCGTGGCGGCAGCTCGGCCTCGAGCCGGACGGGCTGGACGTCGTCTCGCCCCGGATGGAGCTCGCGGCCAACCACACGGTGGCCGGCAACCCGGTGCGGTTCAAGGTCGGCACGGTCGAGCTGCGCACCGACGAGGAGTGGCGCCGGAGCATGCCGCGCCGCGACAAGCTCACCGTCGCCGCGCTGACCGGGCCGCTGCGCACCGCGATGGGCTACGGCGTCGACCTCGGGGAGCGACCGGCATGA
- a CDS encoding UDP-N-acetylglucosamine--LPS N-acetylglucosamine transferase codes for MLDRVAPHRRVLLVGSSGGHLAQLMGLRAWWQDADRAWVTFPTDDARGHLAGERRVAWAHFPTTRNVPNLVRNAFLAWRVLKSFRPEVVVSTGAGVALPFFVLARLVGARTVYIEVYDRVDSATLTGRLCAPFTDLMCVQWPEQRDLYRDALVVGPLL; via the coding sequence GTGCTCGACCGCGTCGCTCCGCACCGCCGGGTCCTGCTGGTCGGGTCCTCAGGCGGGCACCTCGCTCAGCTCATGGGCCTGCGCGCGTGGTGGCAGGACGCCGACCGCGCGTGGGTGACCTTCCCGACCGACGACGCGAGGGGTCACCTCGCCGGTGAGCGGCGCGTCGCCTGGGCGCACTTCCCGACCACCCGCAACGTGCCGAACCTCGTGCGCAACGCCTTCCTGGCGTGGCGCGTGCTGAAGTCGTTCCGGCCGGAGGTCGTCGTGAGCACGGGGGCGGGGGTCGCGCTCCCGTTCTTCGTCCTGGCACGGCTCGTCGGCGCCCGGACCGTGTACATCGAGGTCTACGACCGCGTCGACTCGGCGACCCTGACGGGGCGGCTGTGCGCCCCGTTCACCGATCTCATGTGCGTGCAGTGGCCCGAGCAGCGAGACCTGTACCGCGACGCGCTCGTCGTCGGGCCGCTGCTGTGA
- a CDS encoding sulfotransferase family protein, whose translation MSITSLSTSAPRWMKDSANAATRRYAVATAGDRPAPDWLIVGCKRGGTTSLFNYLVRHPGVLPMFPTMRGNKTTDYFFKEQARGDAWYRSHFHTERYRNRLARTLGYRPVSGEASPFYVWDPRIAERVRAAAPDVRAIMLVREPVRRAWSHYQERVQNGVEALSFADALEAEDERLDGELDRMREDPGYYSAAYDFYSYRSRGVYLPQIRNWHATFPREQLLVIRAEDLYGDTQATFDEVCAFLGIPSVPMATRSSFNSTWRTSDLPPQEVADELAAYYEPHNRELGEYLGRPMGW comes from the coding sequence GTGAGCATCACGTCCCTCAGCACCTCCGCGCCGCGCTGGATGAAGGACTCGGCCAACGCCGCCACGCGTCGGTACGCCGTCGCGACCGCCGGCGACCGGCCGGCTCCGGACTGGCTGATCGTGGGGTGCAAGCGTGGCGGGACCACGTCGCTGTTCAACTACCTCGTCCGGCACCCAGGGGTGCTGCCGATGTTCCCGACGATGCGCGGGAACAAGACGACGGACTACTTCTTCAAGGAGCAGGCGCGCGGCGACGCGTGGTACCGGTCGCACTTCCACACCGAGAGGTACCGGAACCGGCTCGCGCGCACCCTCGGCTACCGGCCGGTGAGCGGTGAGGCCTCCCCGTTCTACGTCTGGGACCCGCGCATCGCGGAGCGCGTCCGGGCGGCGGCGCCCGACGTGCGGGCGATCATGCTGGTCCGTGAGCCGGTCCGCCGTGCGTGGTCCCACTACCAGGAGCGGGTCCAGAACGGCGTCGAGGCGCTGTCCTTCGCGGACGCGCTCGAGGCCGAGGACGAGCGCCTCGACGGCGAGCTCGACCGCATGCGCGAGGACCCCGGCTACTACAGCGCGGCCTACGACTTCTACTCCTACCGGTCACGCGGCGTGTACCTGCCCCAGATCCGGAACTGGCACGCGACGTTCCCCCGCGAGCAGCTGCTCGTGATCCGGGCCGAGGACCTGTACGGCGACACGCAGGCGACCTTCGACGAGGTCTGCGCGTTCCTCGGGATCCCGTCCGTCCCGATGGCGACGCGGTCGAGCTTCAACTCGACCTGGCGGACGTCCGACCTGCCCCCGCAGGAGGTCGCCGACGAGCTGGCCGCCTATTACGAGCCCCACAACCGTGAGCTCGGTGAGTACCTCGGCCGGCCGATGGGCTGGTGA
- a CDS encoding lipopolysaccharide biosynthesis protein codes for MTSTRPSDVREARALAGASGLTFIGATFSAVAGFLLTIALGRTLGAHGTGVVVQVIGLFSIGVAIAKLGLDTCAVWLLPRLRREDPHEIRPVLALILGSGFVAGLALAAAAVVAVTAWTGLDPDLRRALLATAWLLPFAVSATIGLAATRGLSSVRPFVLIGSVAVPGVRPLLVLLVAAVGAGSVLASALWAAPLAVALLPVLLVLRRRVRELERRDGVVGADEHVPRRTTSRATRRSITRFSAPRAFASVVELAQQWVDVVVVGAIAGAGAAGVYGAATRLVSAGTIPSTSMRVVVAPLFSDALHRGDTAAAQRVYARTTAWIVLLSAPVYALLALFPQAVLGVVGPAFRSGGEALVWLCAGASVAFLTGNVQSVLLMSGRSAWVAVNKVVVLVVLLAGLLVLVPDGGIAGAAMAWAAATCVDAVLASVQVRRLVGIRLEAGRVALALAAGGATFAAGGVIGRAVLGDSLGGLAVALGAGLALAAPAVVVLRRPLEVDGLVGLARRGSPRVPAPPTPVAEPARPSGEDQ; via the coding sequence GTGACCTCGACGCGCCCGTCCGACGTACGTGAGGCGCGGGCGCTCGCAGGCGCCTCCGGCCTGACGTTCATCGGTGCGACGTTCAGCGCGGTGGCCGGCTTCCTGCTCACGATCGCCCTTGGTAGGACCCTCGGCGCGCACGGCACGGGCGTGGTCGTCCAGGTCATCGGGCTGTTCTCGATCGGCGTGGCGATCGCCAAGCTCGGCCTCGACACCTGCGCGGTGTGGTTGCTCCCTCGCCTTCGGCGGGAGGACCCGCACGAGATCCGCCCGGTTCTCGCCCTGATCCTCGGCTCCGGGTTCGTCGCGGGCCTCGCGCTCGCCGCGGCGGCGGTCGTGGCGGTCACGGCCTGGACCGGCCTGGACCCGGACCTGCGGCGCGCGCTCCTGGCGACCGCCTGGCTCCTGCCCTTCGCGGTCTCGGCGACCATCGGCCTCGCGGCGACGAGAGGGCTCTCGAGCGTGCGGCCGTTCGTGCTCATCGGCAGCGTCGCCGTCCCCGGCGTCCGGCCCCTGCTCGTCCTCCTCGTCGCGGCGGTCGGCGCCGGCTCCGTGCTCGCCTCGGCGCTGTGGGCCGCTCCGCTCGCGGTGGCGCTCCTTCCCGTGCTCCTGGTCCTGAGGCGCCGCGTCCGTGAGCTCGAGCGTCGCGACGGCGTCGTGGGCGCCGACGAGCACGTCCCGCGACGCACGACGTCACGCGCGACCCGCAGGAGCATCACCCGGTTCTCGGCCCCGCGTGCCTTCGCCTCCGTCGTCGAGCTGGCGCAGCAGTGGGTCGACGTGGTGGTCGTCGGGGCGATCGCAGGCGCCGGCGCCGCCGGCGTCTATGGAGCGGCCACCCGCCTGGTCAGCGCGGGAACGATCCCGAGCACGTCGATGCGCGTCGTGGTGGCACCGCTGTTCAGCGACGCCCTGCACCGCGGCGACACCGCTGCGGCGCAACGGGTCTACGCACGGACGACCGCCTGGATCGTGCTGCTCAGCGCGCCGGTCTACGCGCTGCTCGCCCTCTTCCCGCAGGCGGTGCTCGGCGTGGTCGGGCCGGCCTTCCGGTCGGGCGGGGAGGCGCTCGTCTGGCTCTGCGCCGGCGCATCCGTCGCGTTCCTCACGGGCAACGTGCAGTCGGTGCTCCTCATGAGCGGACGGTCTGCCTGGGTCGCCGTGAACAAGGTCGTCGTGCTCGTCGTACTGCTCGCCGGTCTGCTGGTCCTCGTGCCCGACGGAGGGATCGCCGGCGCCGCGATGGCGTGGGCTGCCGCGACGTGCGTCGACGCGGTGCTCGCCTCGGTCCAGGTCCGCCGGCTCGTCGGCATCCGCCTCGAGGCGGGGCGGGTGGCACTCGCGCTCGCCGCCGGGGGTGCGACGTTCGCCGCGGGTGGCGTGATCGGTCGCGCGGTGCTGGGCGACTCGCTCGGCGGTCTCGCCGTCGCTCTGGGCGCTGGCCTGGCCCTCGCTGCCCCCGCGGTGGTCGTGCTGCGCCGCCCGCTCGAGGTCGACGGCCTCGTCGGCCTCGCCCGACGAGGGAGCCCGCGCGTCCCCGCACCGCCGACCCCGGTCGCCGAACCCGCTCGACCGTCAGGAGAAGACCAGTGA
- a CDS encoding sugar transferase: MTLTADHASVPHSDDAERRGRAIEPRRSWASPQPFVARRTRFNSNPELEARTWRSRGHRYAEVALSVDFVLALGMGVAALAPTFAPATAFGLAVVGALVFVGLVGAFHGYRAASLGDGPAEFQAVGRAALTSAVLLMVLGYLVGAAVPRLAVLVGVPLLALSSAAVRHRRRQLLHRRRRAGESMMTTIVVGDAAPAARVIRDLTGAPHHGYRVEGVCSAAIDDSDQIADAPILGGVADVVQVAADHAAEVVIVTGTSISGAALRRLSWALGRAGTHLVVAPDLIEVAAPRLTVRPTAGLSLLEVEVDSPRPRLVAKSVIDVVLATIIALAVAPIVALAALLIRATSEGPAFYRQTRVGVDGERFTMWKLRTMFVDADRRRAELADQSDRDGLMFKMKHDPRVTPVGRILRRFSIDELPQLWNVVRGDMSLVGPRPPLECEVDAYEDQVHRRLRVKPGLTGLWQVSGRADLSWDESVRLDLRYVDNWSVSMDLLILWKTGRAVLKASGAY; this comes from the coding sequence ATGACGCTGACCGCGGACCACGCCTCAGTGCCGCACTCGGACGACGCGGAGCGTCGTGGGCGTGCGATCGAGCCTCGGCGGTCCTGGGCGTCCCCGCAGCCGTTCGTGGCCCGGCGCACGCGGTTCAACTCGAACCCCGAGCTCGAGGCCCGCACGTGGCGCAGCCGGGGCCACCGCTACGCGGAGGTCGCGCTGTCCGTCGACTTCGTGCTCGCACTAGGCATGGGCGTCGCCGCGCTGGCCCCGACCTTCGCGCCCGCGACCGCCTTCGGCCTCGCCGTCGTCGGCGCGCTCGTCTTCGTCGGGCTCGTCGGCGCGTTCCACGGCTACCGCGCGGCGTCGCTGGGCGACGGTCCCGCGGAGTTCCAGGCCGTGGGGCGGGCCGCCCTGACCTCGGCCGTCCTGCTCATGGTCCTCGGCTACCTCGTCGGCGCCGCCGTGCCGCGCCTCGCCGTCCTGGTGGGCGTGCCCCTGCTCGCCCTGTCGTCCGCGGCCGTCCGGCACCGGCGACGCCAGCTCCTGCACCGGCGACGCCGGGCGGGCGAGTCGATGATGACCACGATCGTCGTCGGCGACGCCGCACCCGCCGCCCGTGTGATCCGGGACCTGACCGGCGCGCCGCATCACGGGTACCGGGTCGAGGGCGTCTGCAGCGCCGCGATCGACGACTCGGACCAGATCGCCGACGCGCCGATCCTCGGCGGGGTCGCCGACGTGGTGCAGGTCGCCGCCGACCACGCCGCCGAGGTCGTCATCGTCACCGGGACCTCGATCTCCGGCGCCGCGCTGCGCCGGCTGTCCTGGGCGCTCGGCCGGGCCGGCACGCACCTCGTCGTCGCGCCGGACCTCATCGAGGTCGCCGCCCCGCGGCTGACCGTGCGGCCCACCGCCGGCCTGTCGTTGCTCGAGGTGGAGGTCGACAGCCCGCGACCGCGGCTCGTCGCGAAGTCGGTGATCGACGTCGTCCTCGCGACGATCATCGCGCTGGCGGTGGCGCCGATCGTCGCGCTCGCGGCGCTCCTCATCAGGGCTACCTCGGAGGGCCCGGCCTTCTACCGGCAGACGCGCGTGGGCGTGGACGGCGAGCGCTTCACCATGTGGAAGCTCCGCACCATGTTCGTCGACGCCGACCGGCGCCGTGCCGAGCTGGCGGACCAGAGCGACCGTGACGGCCTCATGTTCAAGATGAAGCACGACCCGCGCGTCACGCCCGTCGGGCGGATCCTGCGTCGATTCTCGATCGATGAGCTGCCCCAGCTGTGGAACGTCGTGCGCGGGGACATGTCCCTCGTCGGACCGCGTCCTCCCCTCGAGTGCGAGGTCGACGCGTACGAGGACCAGGTCCACCGGCGCCTCCGCGTGAAGCCCGGACTGACCGGGTTGTGGCAGGTCAGCGGGCGTGCGGACCTGAGCTGGGACGAGTCGGTCCGGCTCGATCTGCGGTATGTCGACAACTGGTCCGTCTCGATGGACCTGCTGATTCTCTGGAAGACGGGACGTGCGGTGCTCAAGGCCTCCGGGGCCTACTGA
- the pth gene encoding aminoacyl-tRNA hydrolase: MTDGPWLVVGLGNPGPQYAGNRHNVGQMVLDELARRTGATFGARASGLLSRRPQAAVAEARLGVLPGGAPGPRVVLAKPTTYMNVSGGPVAALARYYDVGPERVVMVHDELDIPFADVRLKRGGGEGGHNGLRDTTKALGTKDYVRVRVGIGRPPGRQDPADFVLKDFAKPELKELPWLLDHAADAVEAVVLEGLEAAQQRFHTKP, encoded by the coding sequence GTGACCGACGGACCGTGGCTCGTCGTCGGCCTCGGCAACCCCGGGCCGCAGTACGCCGGCAACCGGCACAACGTCGGGCAGATGGTGCTCGACGAGCTCGCGCGCCGCACCGGCGCGACGTTCGGTGCCCGCGCGTCGGGGCTGCTGTCCCGGCGTCCGCAGGCGGCCGTCGCGGAGGCGCGCCTCGGCGTCCTGCCCGGGGGAGCGCCCGGACCGCGCGTGGTGCTCGCCAAGCCCACGACGTACATGAACGTGTCCGGCGGGCCGGTCGCGGCGCTGGCCCGGTACTACGACGTCGGCCCGGAGCGCGTCGTCATGGTGCACGACGAGCTCGACATCCCCTTCGCCGACGTCCGGCTGAAGCGGGGTGGCGGCGAGGGCGGCCACAACGGCCTGCGCGACACCACCAAGGCGCTCGGCACCAAGGACTACGTCCGGGTGCGCGTGGGCATCGGGCGGCCGCCCGGCCGGCAGGACCCGGCCGACTTCGTGCTCAAGGACTTCGCGAAGCCCGAGCTCAAGGAGCTCCCCTGGCTGCTGGACCACGCCGCGGACGCGGTCGAGGCCGTGGTCCTGGAGGGTCTGGAGGCCGCCCAGCAGCGGTTCCACACGAAGCCCTGA
- a CDS encoding 50S ribosomal protein L25/general stress protein Ctc: MSEVKLAATARTEFGKGAARRLRRAGQIPAVLYGHGTEPVHVALPGHETMLAVKHANALFEIQIDGKPVLALAKDVQREPVKNIIEHVDLLIVKKGETVSVEVPVTVVGESAPGTIHVVETQTLALDAEATHLPEAVEVDITGLEDGASVKAGEVTLPQGSSLSGDPELVLVAISTPRVSAEDMGETTESDEAAPAEA; the protein is encoded by the coding sequence GTGTCCGAGGTCAAGCTCGCCGCCACCGCCCGCACCGAGTTCGGCAAGGGCGCCGCTCGTCGCCTGCGCCGTGCCGGCCAGATCCCCGCCGTCCTGTACGGGCACGGCACGGAGCCCGTCCACGTCGCCCTCCCGGGCCACGAGACGATGCTCGCGGTCAAGCACGCGAACGCGCTGTTCGAGATCCAGATCGACGGCAAGCCCGTCCTCGCGCTCGCCAAGGACGTCCAGCGCGAGCCGGTCAAGAACATCATCGAGCACGTCGACCTGCTGATCGTGAAGAAGGGCGAGACGGTCTCCGTCGAGGTCCCCGTCACGGTCGTCGGCGAGTCCGCCCCCGGCACCATCCACGTCGTCGAGACGCAGACGCTGGCGCTCGACGCCGAGGCCACGCACCTGCCCGAGGCCGTCGAGGTCGACATCACGGGTCTCGAGGACGGCGCGAGCGTCAAGGCCGGCGAGGTCACGCTCCCCCAGGGCTCGTCGCTGTCCGGCGACCCCGAGCTCGTGCTCGTCGCGATCTCGACCCCGCGCGTCTCTGCCGAGGACATGGGCGAGACCACGGAGTCCGACGAGGCCGCGCCCGCCGAGGCCTGA
- a CDS encoding ribose-phosphate diphosphokinase, which translates to MTGIVSQDGEKRLVVVSGRAHPELAESVAGELGIELVPTTAYDFANGEIYTRFGESVRGADAFVLQSHASPVINQWIMEQLLMVDALKRASAKTITVVAPFYGYARQDKKSRGREPISARLLADLFKTAGADRIMSVDLHTAQIQGFFDGPVDHLWAMPILVDYVRSRVDLTNVTVVSPDAGRIRVAEQWAAKLGGGPLAFVHKTRDVRTANKAVANRVVGDVEGRSCVLVDDLIDTAGTISEAVRVLKEAGAKDVIVAATHGILSDPAVDRLQHCGVREVVITDTLPIEEDKRFELLTVLSIAPLIARAIREVFDDGSVTSLFDGNA; encoded by the coding sequence ATGACGGGGATCGTCTCCCAGGACGGCGAGAAGCGCCTGGTCGTGGTGTCGGGCCGGGCGCACCCCGAGCTCGCGGAGTCCGTGGCGGGCGAGCTCGGCATCGAGCTGGTTCCCACCACCGCCTACGACTTCGCCAACGGCGAGATCTACACGCGGTTCGGGGAGTCCGTGCGCGGTGCCGACGCCTTCGTGCTGCAGTCCCACGCGTCGCCCGTGATCAACCAGTGGATCATGGAGCAGCTGCTCATGGTCGACGCGCTCAAGCGCGCCTCGGCCAAGACGATCACGGTCGTGGCGCCGTTCTACGGGTACGCGCGGCAGGACAAGAAGAGCCGCGGGCGCGAGCCGATCTCGGCGCGTCTGCTGGCGGACCTGTTCAAGACCGCGGGCGCGGACCGGATCATGTCGGTCGACCTGCACACCGCGCAGATCCAGGGCTTCTTCGACGGACCGGTGGACCACCTGTGGGCCATGCCGATCCTGGTCGACTACGTCCGCTCCCGCGTCGACCTCACCAACGTCACGGTGGTCTCGCCCGACGCCGGCCGCATCCGCGTGGCCGAGCAGTGGGCCGCGAAGCTCGGCGGCGGTCCGCTGGCGTTCGTGCACAAGACGCGCGACGTGCGCACGGCCAACAAGGCCGTCGCCAACCGGGTCGTCGGTGACGTCGAGGGTCGCTCGTGCGTGCTGGTCGACGACCTGATCGACACGGCTGGCACGATCTCCGAGGCCGTGCGCGTGCTCAAGGAGGCCGGCGCCAAGGACGTCATCGTCGCCGCGACGCACGGCATCCTGTCCGACCCTGCCGTGGACCGCCTGCAGCACTGCGGTGTGCGGGAGGTCGTCATCACCGACACGCTGCCGATCGAGGAGGACAAGCGGTTCGAGCTGCTCACGGTCCTGTCGATCGCGCCGCTGATCGCGCGCGCGATCCGCGAGGTGTTCGACGACGGGTCCGTCACCAGCCTGTTCGACGGCAACGCCTGA